A genome region from Chthonomonas sp. includes the following:
- a CDS encoding glycosyltransferase family 2 protein encodes MISILIVNWNTCDLLRACLASCREHAPDAEVILVDNASTDGSAGMVQAEFPEVRLLAETTNHGYAKGNNLAIAVASGDTLLTLNPDTELQPDTLDVTLRALHEQPKVGVVSCRFIGPDGETQRSVRGFPTLGGIALDLLRLPNRYRQSNFDYTRSQVCEQPMGTYLLFRREALPDPKKPFDESFPIFFNEVDLLRRMRNAGWLAYYCADTHIRHHGGMSTRQVRKAMIWESHRSLLRYCSKHTRGVARAFLPLWSVVIWVGAFVRARGFHAGFRP; translated from the coding sequence ATGATTTCCATCCTCATCGTGAACTGGAACACCTGCGACCTCCTGCGCGCGTGCCTGGCCTCGTGCCGCGAACACGCGCCAGACGCCGAGGTGATTTTGGTGGACAACGCCAGTACCGATGGCTCGGCGGGCATGGTTCAAGCCGAGTTTCCCGAGGTGCGACTCCTCGCCGAAACCACGAATCACGGTTACGCAAAAGGCAACAACCTCGCTATTGCCGTGGCCAGCGGCGACACGCTCTTGACCCTGAACCCGGATACAGAGCTGCAACCGGACACGCTTGACGTCACGCTCAGAGCCCTGCATGAGCAACCCAAGGTGGGGGTGGTGAGTTGCCGGTTTATCGGGCCGGACGGCGAAACCCAGCGCAGCGTGCGCGGCTTCCCTACCCTGGGCGGGATCGCGCTCGACCTCCTGCGCTTGCCAAACCGCTACCGACAAAGCAACTTCGACTACACCCGCTCGCAGGTGTGCGAACAGCCGATGGGCACCTACCTGCTGTTCCGGCGCGAGGCGTTACCCGACCCCAAGAAGCCCTTTGACGAGAGCTTCCCGATCTTCTTTAACGAGGTCGATCTGCTGCGCAGGATGCGCAACGCGGGTTGGCTTGCGTACTACTGCGCCGACACGCACATCCGTCATCACGGCGGAATGTCCACGCGACAAGTGCGAAAAGCGATGATCTGGGAATCGCATCGCAGCCTTTTGCGTTATTGTTCAAAGCACACTCGCGGCGTGGCGCGCGCCTTCTTGCCGCTGTGGAGCGTCGTCATTTGGGTTGGGGCGTTCGTGCGCGCCCGAGGATTCCATGCCGGATTTCGACCTTAG
- a CDS encoding nuclear transport factor 2 family protein, producing the protein MKRIIVSLTVCSIAALSLAGGLKDMVMATNNAVIKAIKAKDVAAFEKAVKPTVTKDFKYIEMGRTMDYKTMVSNMKMGFQMMDKVEKAEVKLISCKESGNKGTAVYVVDMVNTMMGEDKKVHKIGFKGKSTDMYVKVNGKWMCKQMTWTEVVMTMDGKPFDPSKMAPPANTGKGK; encoded by the coding sequence ATGAAACGCATCATTGTTTCGCTTACGGTTTGCTCTATCGCCGCGCTGTCGCTTGCGGGCGGTCTCAAGGATATGGTCATGGCGACCAATAACGCCGTGATCAAGGCGATCAAGGCCAAGGACGTCGCCGCTTTCGAAAAGGCCGTCAAACCGACCGTCACCAAGGACTTCAAGTACATCGAAATGGGTCGAACCATGGACTATAAGACCATGGTCAGCAACATGAAGATGGGCTTCCAAATGATGGACAAGGTCGAAAAGGCCGAAGTCAAGCTGATTTCCTGCAAGGAAAGCGGCAACAAGGGTACGGCCGTTTACGTCGTTGACATGGTCAACACGATGATGGGCGAAGACAAGAAGGTCCATAAGATTGGCTTCAAAGGCAAGTCCACCGATATGTACGTGAAGGTCAACGGCAAGTGGATGTGCAAGCAAATGACCTGGACCGAAGTCGTGATGACGATGGACGGCAAGCCGTTCGACCCCAGCAAGATGGCTCCTCCCGCCAACACCGGCAAGGGTAAGTAA
- a CDS encoding prepilin-type N-terminal cleavage/methylation domain-containing protein, which translates to MQQRRAFTLIELLVVIAIIAILAAILFPVFTKAKEAAKVTVSISGMKQVGTAWFLYNSDNDDQFSPRRIAASSAAGNGELSWKQIIFPYVKSIDVFQDKVNPAAKYPDDTSDTGYRASLGQVVVGPRMARGYAYYDMAFLVNSDFNSRNYSPSQVENPADVITIFEHKRAWVDGGPWLNWNLNEIDPILGGRIGNRFGYPWGGKKWEEKAMIVSYVDGHVKRATTGSICGRPDSLNQWNYIKNNLATDALGDITWMDTYCSTRPAAVQ; encoded by the coding sequence ATGCAACAACGACGTGCGTTCACTCTCATTGAACTTCTCGTGGTCATCGCCATCATCGCGATCCTGGCCGCGATCCTGTTCCCCGTTTTCACCAAGGCCAAGGAGGCAGCCAAGGTCACCGTGTCCATCAGCGGCATGAAGCAAGTCGGCACGGCTTGGTTTTTGTACAACAGCGACAACGACGACCAGTTCTCGCCGCGCCGAATCGCGGCCAGTTCGGCCGCCGGCAACGGCGAGCTTTCCTGGAAGCAGATCATTTTCCCGTACGTCAAGAGCATTGACGTGTTCCAGGACAAGGTGAACCCCGCCGCCAAGTATCCCGACGACACCAGCGACACCGGCTACCGCGCGAGCCTCGGTCAAGTCGTGGTTGGTCCGCGCATGGCCCGCGGATACGCCTATTACGATATGGCGTTCCTCGTGAACAGCGACTTCAACTCGCGCAACTATTCGCCGAGCCAAGTCGAAAACCCGGCCGACGTCATCACCATCTTCGAACACAAGCGCGCTTGGGTGGATGGTGGCCCCTGGCTTAACTGGAATCTCAACGAAATCGACCCTATCCTCGGCGGCCGCATCGGCAACCGATTTGGTTATCCGTGGGGCGGAAAGAAGTGGGAAGAAAAGGCGATGATTGTCAGCTATGTGGACGGTCACGTGAAGCGCGCCACCACCGGCTCCATCTGTGGTCGCCCGGACTCGCTGAACCAGTGGAACTACATCAAGAACAACCTGGCCACCGACGCCCTTGGCGACATCACGTGGATGGACACCTATTGCTCGACTCGCCCGGCCGCCGTTCAGTAA
- a CDS encoding glycosyltransferase family 2 protein, with translation MPDFDLSITICSWNAVEDLRRCLASLRERTGETKFEVIVVENNSEDGSGDMCRAEFPEFTCLQQTQNLGFTGGHNLARSHIQGRHWFPLNSDTVVHEGALAKLVAFADSRPDVGVVGPKLLNGDGSLQYSCRRFPNPVAAAFRNTFLGRIFPNNRFTREYLMRDMDHKATCEVDWVSGAAILITETALPHLGQFDPEFYMFCEDVDICRRSWDIGLKVVYFPEAEITHLIGRSTDKAPKAMTWRFHRSMLLYYRKHMVSKLPRWVRPFAVFGAATALSLRASTFLLKNKVQEWKRALRRG, from the coding sequence ATGCCGGATTTCGACCTTAGCATCACGATATGTAGCTGGAACGCGGTGGAAGATCTCCGTCGTTGTTTGGCCAGCTTGCGCGAGCGAACTGGCGAAACCAAGTTCGAAGTCATCGTCGTCGAGAACAACTCCGAAGATGGCTCCGGCGACATGTGCCGCGCCGAGTTTCCGGAGTTCACCTGCCTTCAGCAAACTCAAAATTTGGGTTTCACCGGCGGACACAACCTCGCGAGGTCACACATCCAGGGGCGGCACTGGTTCCCGCTGAACAGCGACACCGTGGTGCACGAAGGCGCGCTGGCCAAGTTGGTGGCGTTTGCCGATAGCCGCCCCGACGTCGGCGTGGTCGGACCAAAGTTGCTCAACGGCGACGGCTCGCTGCAGTACAGTTGCCGCCGGTTCCCCAACCCGGTGGCGGCGGCGTTCCGCAACACGTTTCTCGGGCGGATATTCCCCAACAACCGATTTACACGGGAGTACCTAATGCGCGACATGGATCACAAGGCGACGTGCGAAGTGGACTGGGTGTCGGGCGCGGCGATCCTCATTACCGAGACTGCCCTTCCCCACCTCGGCCAGTTCGATCCCGAGTTCTATATGTTTTGTGAAGACGTGGATATCTGCCGCCGAAGCTGGGATATCGGGCTCAAAGTCGTGTACTTCCCCGAGGCCGAGATTACGCACCTCATCGGGCGGAGCACAGACAAAGCGCCCAAGGCAATGACCTGGCGGTTCCACCGCAGCATGCTGCTGTACTATCGCAAGCACATGGTGAGTAAGTTGCCGCGCTGGGTGCGGCCCTTCGCGGTGTTTGGCGCGGCGACCGCGCTGAGCCTCCGGGCGAGCACCTTCCTCCTCAAAAATAAGGTTCAAGAATGGAAACGAGCACTTCGACGCGGTTAG
- a CDS encoding CHRD domain-containing protein codes for MSTPIMKPAVVELSEADPSENSTQRCGFLTIAHYNADGEGIGSLSDMRFFKVFLFFGVVQVAGLAQANLYFFTGTLRGATVVPANSSTGTGHVFIVVDTSIHTMRIRLNFAGLAGNTTGAQIHDSNGNATNGLAATEAPSFSGFPLGVQSGSMDMTYSLAQSSTYNPAFIAASGGTTFRAYHQLLGRMLAYRAYFNVRSSAFTGGELRANLAPVPEPGMFSAWIAGAALLLCRRRKGT; via the coding sequence ATGTCAACTCCGATTATGAAGCCTGCGGTGGTGGAATTGTCCGAGGCCGACCCATCAGAAAATTCGACTCAAAGGTGCGGATTTCTGACAATTGCACACTATAATGCAGATGGAGAGGGCATTGGCTCTTTGTCTGATATGAGGTTTTTTAAGGTCTTTCTGTTCTTTGGGGTGGTCCAAGTCGCCGGCTTGGCTCAAGCAAACTTATATTTTTTCACCGGAACCCTTCGCGGAGCAACAGTGGTCCCCGCCAATTCGTCCACCGGTACGGGACACGTTTTCATCGTGGTGGATACCAGCATCCACACCATGCGAATTCGCCTAAACTTTGCGGGTCTAGCAGGCAATACGACAGGGGCTCAAATTCATGATTCAAATGGCAACGCCACAAATGGCCTTGCGGCTACTGAGGCACCCAGTTTTAGCGGATTTCCGCTGGGAGTTCAGAGCGGGTCGATGGACATGACCTACAGTCTCGCGCAATCATCAACATACAACCCGGCGTTTATTGCTGCAAGTGGCGGTACGACCTTTCGCGCTTACCATCAGCTGCTAGGAAGGATGCTCGCATACCGGGCCTATTTTAATGTTCGCTCTTCGGCTTTTACAGGGGGTGAACTTCGCGCGAATTTGGCACCGGTCCCCGAACCCGGCATGTTCAGTGCATGGATTGCAGGAGCAGCATTGCTACTCTGCCGTCGCCGAAAAGGCACCTGA
- the rpsB gene encoding 30S ribosomal protein S2, whose product MAVTLSMKELLEAGVHFGHQTRRWNPKMKQYIYGARNGIYIIDLHQTIKLFEDALQFVRERVEEGGNVLFVGTKKQAQSAVAESAKKCGMYYVNERWLGGTLTNWKTIQGRIARLKELDRMVDDGYIERLPKKEQLMRMAERAELSKNLDGIRNMPGMPSCMLVVDLNKEAIAVAEARKLNIPIVAIVDTNCDPEMADVVIPGNDDAIRAIRLVMQKFSEVCLEARPLSDALTEGTLNEDGEVQEDGEAVTMGAVEEELMRAFGGEFSEGFIEKDAEKA is encoded by the coding sequence ATGGCAGTTACCCTTTCAATGAAGGAGTTGCTGGAGGCCGGCGTTCACTTCGGTCACCAGACCCGACGCTGGAACCCGAAGATGAAGCAATACATCTACGGCGCCCGCAACGGCATTTACATCATCGACCTTCACCAAACCATCAAGTTGTTTGAGGACGCCCTGCAGTTCGTTCGCGAACGCGTGGAAGAAGGCGGCAACGTTCTCTTCGTCGGCACCAAGAAGCAAGCCCAATCGGCCGTCGCCGAATCGGCCAAGAAGTGCGGCATGTACTACGTCAACGAGCGATGGCTCGGTGGCACGCTGACCAACTGGAAGACGATCCAGGGCCGCATCGCGCGCCTTAAGGAACTTGACCGCATGGTGGACGATGGTTACATCGAGCGCCTGCCCAAGAAGGAGCAGCTGATGCGCATGGCCGAACGCGCCGAGCTCAGCAAGAACCTCGACGGCATCCGCAACATGCCCGGTATGCCCTCGTGCATGCTCGTGGTGGACCTCAACAAAGAGGCCATCGCCGTCGCCGAGGCTCGCAAGCTCAACATCCCCATCGTGGCGATTGTTGACACCAACTGCGACCCGGAAATGGCCGACGTGGTCATCCCCGGCAACGACGACGCGATCCGCGCCATCCGCTTGGTGATGCAAAAGTTCAGCGAAGTCTGCCTTGAAGCTCGCCCGCTGAGCGATGCCCTTACCGAAGGCACCCTCAACGAAGACGGCGAAGTCCAAGAAGACGGCGAAGCCGTGACGATGGGCGCTGTGGAAGAAGAACTGATGCGCGCCTTTGGTGGCGAGTTCAGCGAAGGCTTCATCGAGAAGGACGCCGAAAAGGCCTAA
- a CDS encoding O-antigen ligase family protein, whose amino-acid sequence METSTSTRLDSVSVAQVLLFVGLALSVLLGGTIALDTIRAMSEGLLPTLFASNELPIWQHALAAVFLCGSLLVTMLTRRVVVLPAGKVSIAGFWFLSVLVLSCLSSRFLSTSIVSVLEWTVYGATFLGAISCLGRTRGPVLCTQVIVGAIAVLALLGIREFGQMKAIDPSWRIMAGWMNPNILGGMFVLGLLPAIGLSATAPKPAQRLSFGLIAVVIGFGLVLTQSRGALLCAMVGVAVFGLAMALRRQGKVLAVAAVIATLIVGMTWLQGRTAAAPGVASAGAASRLGNIAATQNQSMTFRVNLWKTALDLSKWHAMGTGPMTFQHYSGEPGRVTKTTLAHNSFLQLAAESSWLAPILLLGVIGLSLWQVLRNQHAARPEASVLSASIAAALIAGLANNLLDSQFYHFGYGVIFACLVAVATQLSADSSAPEILPKTMRYSAVLIAATFPMLGLLYFGWSEHARASANASALASAPIPEGANFAAQALLASSATDRRAMLKAAADAAPSAKNLRRLAAFDLAAGELDLALPSLLAARRLEPGDPQVLALLYEIYRAEDKEPARRAILQEALAAYDSPYGQVRSLPDLIVTDLAGMLLRENEIAPNEEYKRKAAAIYFQYWQTTWPQIIAMPAEFAAQTGYAGETLPEAVKKLRELQPLLPLISGVDPTEAATKLTADIEKGESILSKLNLR is encoded by the coding sequence ATGGAAACGAGCACTTCGACGCGGTTAGATTCGGTTTCGGTGGCGCAAGTCCTGCTGTTTGTGGGTCTCGCGCTCAGCGTGTTGCTGGGCGGCACCATCGCGCTCGACACCATCCGCGCCATGTCTGAGGGGCTGCTGCCAACCCTGTTCGCCAGTAACGAGCTGCCAATATGGCAGCATGCGTTGGCGGCGGTGTTCCTTTGCGGATCGTTGCTGGTGACCATGCTCACGCGTCGAGTGGTGGTGTTACCCGCAGGCAAGGTCAGCATTGCCGGATTCTGGTTCCTGAGCGTCTTGGTTCTCTCGTGCCTGTCGTCGCGGTTTCTCTCGACGAGCATCGTTTCGGTGCTGGAGTGGACCGTGTACGGCGCCACGTTTCTCGGGGCGATCTCCTGCCTCGGACGGACCCGAGGTCCAGTCCTTTGCACGCAAGTGATCGTCGGGGCGATCGCCGTTCTCGCGCTGCTCGGCATCCGCGAGTTCGGCCAGATGAAGGCGATTGACCCGAGTTGGCGGATTATGGCCGGCTGGATGAACCCCAACATCCTGGGCGGCATGTTTGTGCTCGGCCTGCTTCCCGCCATCGGCCTCAGCGCGACCGCGCCAAAGCCCGCGCAGAGGCTCTCGTTTGGGCTCATCGCGGTGGTCATCGGGTTCGGCCTGGTGCTCACCCAAAGTCGCGGCGCGTTGCTCTGCGCGATGGTTGGGGTTGCCGTGTTTGGCCTCGCGATGGCTCTTCGCCGTCAGGGAAAGGTGCTGGCCGTTGCGGCGGTGATCGCCACTCTGATCGTTGGCATGACGTGGCTGCAAGGTCGCACCGCCGCCGCGCCGGGCGTGGCTTCGGCCGGTGCCGCGAGCCGACTGGGCAACATCGCGGCCACCCAAAACCAATCCATGACGTTCCGCGTGAACCTGTGGAAGACCGCGCTGGACCTGAGCAAGTGGCACGCCATGGGCACCGGCCCGATGACGTTTCAGCACTATTCGGGCGAGCCGGGACGCGTGACCAAGACCACGCTCGCGCACAACAGCTTTCTGCAACTCGCCGCAGAATCATCTTGGCTCGCGCCGATTTTGCTGCTCGGCGTGATCGGGCTCAGCCTGTGGCAGGTGCTGCGCAATCAGCATGCCGCGCGGCCCGAAGCCAGCGTGCTTTCGGCATCAATCGCCGCCGCGCTGATCGCCGGGCTCGCCAACAACCTGCTCGACAGCCAGTTCTATCACTTTGGCTACGGCGTCATTTTCGCCTGTCTGGTCGCGGTCGCCACCCAGCTTTCGGCGGACAGTTCCGCGCCGGAGATCCTGCCCAAAACCATGCGCTACTCGGCGGTGCTCATCGCGGCGACGTTCCCCATGCTCGGGCTTCTGTACTTTGGGTGGAGCGAGCACGCCCGCGCATCCGCTAACGCCTCGGCGCTGGCGAGCGCCCCGATTCCGGAAGGCGCAAATTTCGCCGCCCAGGCCCTGCTGGCGAGTTCCGCGACCGATCGCCGGGCGATGCTGAAGGCGGCCGCCGATGCCGCGCCGTCCGCCAAAAACCTCCGCAGACTCGCCGCGTTTGACCTGGCGGCGGGCGAACTGGACCTCGCTTTGCCGAGCCTGCTGGCCGCTCGTCGCCTGGAGCCGGGCGACCCGCAAGTGCTGGCGCTCCTGTACGAAATCTATCGCGCCGAAGACAAGGAGCCGGCGCGCCGTGCGATCCTCCAGGAAGCGTTGGCCGCGTACGACTCGCCCTATGGCCAAGTTCGATCGCTGCCCGACCTCATTGTCACCGACCTCGCGGGGATGCTCTTGCGGGAGAACGAGATAGCCCCGAACGAGGAATACAAGCGCAAGGCGGCGGCGATCTATTTCCAGTATTGGCAAACAACCTGGCCACAAATCATCGCGATGCCCGCGGAGTTTGCCGCGCAGACAGGCTACGCCGGGGAAACGCTTCCCGAGGCGGTGAAGAAGCTGCGCGAGTTGCAGCCGTTGCTGCCTTTGATCAGCGGAGTTGACCCCACCGAAGCCGCCACCAAACTCACCGCCGACATTGAGAAGGGCGAATCAATTTTGAGTAAGTTGAACCTGCGCTGA
- a CDS encoding PEP-CTERM sorting domain-containing protein (PEP-CTERM proteins occur, often in large numbers, in the proteomes of bacteria that also encode an exosortase, a predicted intramembrane cysteine proteinase. The presence of a PEP-CTERM domain at a protein's C-terminus predicts cleavage within the sorting domain, followed by covalent anchoring to some some component of the (usually Gram-negative) cell surface. Many PEP-CTERM proteins exhibit an unusual sequence composition that includes large numbers of potential glycosylation sites. Expression of one such protein has been shown restore the ability of a bacterium to form floc, a type of biofilm.): MTYKFILSSSVLILGQFAFAGFSIFAAETNAFSQGGNTAAYGGIQRYNFASNNAPAIAGPGVAASALHDPAGLVYRNNNLYVMNRHGNTIGQGSVQKMAWNGSSLGAPTTIATQSSPAYQGFHGGNFAPNGDLFQTTVSNGTRRYRDTGSGYVDIGGVASGDVRDAWVSPDGKKLWETTAGGQLRVTDILANSFGGTTIVSIGGGALHQMARRGNSIYATVFQSGQVRRIDFDANYMPTGHTAVASSSSALGIAFSPDGNEMFVSGHQSNQIERFGFSSGLWISNGNFATGHNMGYLAMVPEPASMIALAAGAALLLRRRKN, from the coding sequence ATGACCTACAAATTTATTCTCTCATCATCTGTTCTGATTCTCGGGCAGTTTGCCTTTGCCGGCTTCTCAATCTTCGCGGCTGAGACCAACGCCTTTTCGCAAGGCGGCAACACGGCTGCCTACGGAGGCATTCAGCGTTACAACTTTGCCAGCAATAACGCGCCCGCCATTGCCGGCCCTGGTGTGGCGGCGTCCGCGCTTCACGACCCGGCAGGTCTTGTTTATCGCAACAACAACCTGTATGTGATGAACCGGCACGGCAACACGATTGGCCAGGGTTCGGTCCAAAAAATGGCCTGGAATGGCTCGTCGCTGGGCGCGCCGACCACCATCGCTACGCAATCGTCGCCTGCTTACCAGGGCTTCCATGGCGGCAATTTCGCTCCGAACGGCGACTTGTTCCAAACCACGGTGAGCAATGGCACGCGCCGCTACCGCGACACGGGTTCGGGCTACGTAGATATCGGTGGCGTGGCCAGTGGCGACGTGCGCGATGCTTGGGTGTCACCGGACGGAAAGAAGTTGTGGGAGACCACTGCGGGTGGGCAACTCCGCGTGACGGATATCTTGGCCAACTCGTTTGGAGGCACAACCATCGTTAGCATTGGCGGTGGCGCATTGCACCAAATGGCGCGTCGCGGAAACTCCATCTACGCGACTGTGTTCCAAAGCGGACAGGTGCGCCGAATTGACTTCGACGCGAATTATATGCCGACCGGACATACGGCGGTTGCAAGTTCCAGTTCGGCTCTCGGAATTGCGTTTAGCCCGGACGGTAACGAGATGTTTGTCTCGGGTCACCAATCCAACCAGATTGAGCGATTCGGATTCTCGAGCGGTCTCTGGATTTCGAACGGCAACTTTGCCACCGGCCACAACATGGGCTACTTGGCAATGGTGCCCGAACCGGCTTCGATGATCGCCTTGGCCGCGGGCGCGGCGTTGCTGCTCCGACGCCGAAAGAACTAG
- a CDS encoding LacI family DNA-binding transcriptional regulator, with protein MTKRITIADVAERAGVGKVTVSYVLNGRADEMRISSQTQERILAAAKELDYRPNGVARMLSRKQSDIVAVIFQDPNYFSLGSTFLNEVLHGVCRECVEQKLDLMLHTRPSENVFDEANALSDGRIDGLLALRDEDDATLRALIRRKFPLVLFFSRPLDPDIAYVDCDNYTGGKIAAQHLLSLGHKRLGMVVGPQKSVDSADRYQGFASVVQAAGHSIDPAHIVPFNSPKASAEDFAALLKKKDRPTAFFVWSDDVAFECMKVAKGMGLRLPEDLSLVGFDSTPACDLVEPKLTSIRQPVEDMARAATRILAAIIREEEGEATHLVFPPQLVVRASTAAPSDARHSIQEDII; from the coding sequence ATGACAAAGCGAATTACCATAGCGGACGTAGCTGAACGAGCGGGCGTGGGGAAAGTCACGGTCAGCTACGTGCTCAATGGTCGAGCCGACGAAATGCGGATTTCCAGCCAAACCCAAGAGCGCATCTTGGCCGCGGCCAAAGAGCTGGATTACCGTCCGAATGGCGTGGCCCGCATGCTCTCCCGCAAGCAGAGCGATATCGTGGCCGTCATCTTCCAAGACCCGAACTACTTCTCTCTCGGCTCCACGTTTCTCAACGAGGTCCTGCACGGCGTTTGCCGCGAGTGCGTAGAACAGAAGCTCGACCTGATGCTTCACACCCGCCCCTCGGAGAACGTGTTTGACGAAGCCAACGCGCTTTCGGATGGCCGCATTGATGGCCTGCTGGCGCTTCGCGATGAAGATGATGCGACCCTCCGCGCGCTGATTCGCCGCAAGTTCCCGCTCGTGCTGTTCTTCAGCCGACCGCTCGATCCCGACATCGCCTATGTCGATTGCGACAACTATACTGGTGGCAAAATCGCCGCCCAGCATTTGCTCTCTCTGGGTCACAAGCGGCTGGGCATGGTCGTCGGGCCGCAAAAATCGGTGGACTCCGCGGACCGCTACCAAGGATTTGCCAGCGTGGTGCAAGCCGCTGGGCACAGCATTGACCCGGCGCACATTGTGCCGTTCAATTCGCCCAAGGCGAGCGCCGAAGATTTCGCCGCCTTGCTCAAAAAGAAGGATCGCCCGACGGCGTTCTTCGTGTGGAGCGATGACGTAGCCTTCGAATGTATGAAGGTCGCCAAGGGCATGGGGCTTCGATTGCCCGAAGATTTATCGCTCGTGGGGTTCGACAGTACTCCCGCGTGCGATTTGGTCGAGCCAAAACTCACCAGTATTCGTCAACCCGTGGAGGACATGGCCCGTGCGGCCACTCGGATTCTCGCGGCCATTATTCGCGAGGAGGAAGGCGAGGCGACACACCTCGTGTTTCCGCCTCAACTTGTCGTTCGGGCGTCAACTGCCGCTCCGAGCGATGCTCGCCATTCTATTCAAGAGGACATCATCTAA
- a CDS encoding isocitrate/isopropylmalate dehydrogenase family protein yields the protein MAHKVALVRGDGTGPELVAAVEKIINTAKVNIDWVDVEAGLKCVEAGKPIVPDETIATIKELGIGLKGPMTTPIGKGSVSPNVTLRKKLDLYACVRPVKSMPGVETPFKNLDIVIFRENTEDLYAQIEYMCTPTVAHSVKLISEYGCERIIRAAFEYAVKNNRKKVVAVHKANIMKVADGLFLKTFNRIKEEYPQIEAWDNIVDNQCMQLVTRWNQYDVLVTLNLYGDIVSDLAAGMMGGLGVAPGANYGEGCALFEAVHGSAPKYTGLNKVNPTALLLSATLMLEHLKENDAKAQIEGALLATLAKGIKTYDVGGSATLSDFADAICSELR from the coding sequence ATGGCACACAAAGTAGCTCTCGTCCGAGGCGACGGAACCGGCCCCGAGCTGGTCGCCGCCGTCGAAAAGATCATCAACACGGCCAAGGTCAACATCGATTGGGTTGACGTAGAAGCCGGTCTCAAGTGCGTGGAGGCGGGCAAACCCATCGTCCCCGACGAGACCATCGCGACGATCAAGGAACTGGGCATCGGTCTCAAGGGCCCGATGACCACCCCGATCGGCAAGGGTTCGGTTTCGCCGAACGTAACCCTGCGCAAGAAGCTCGACCTGTACGCCTGCGTGCGTCCGGTCAAGTCGATGCCCGGCGTCGAAACTCCGTTTAAGAATCTGGACATCGTCATCTTCCGCGAAAACACGGAAGACCTGTACGCCCAGATTGAATACATGTGCACGCCGACCGTCGCCCACAGCGTCAAGCTGATCTCGGAATACGGTTGCGAGCGCATCATCCGCGCCGCGTTTGAATACGCCGTCAAGAACAACCGCAAGAAAGTGGTCGCCGTTCACAAGGCGAACATCATGAAGGTGGCCGACGGCCTGTTCCTCAAGACCTTCAACCGCATCAAGGAAGAGTATCCGCAGATTGAAGCTTGGGACAACATCGTGGACAACCAGTGCATGCAACTGGTGACCCGTTGGAACCAGTACGACGTGTTGGTCACCCTCAACCTCTATGGCGATATCGTGAGCGACCTCGCCGCCGGCATGATGGGCGGTCTCGGCGTCGCGCCGGGTGCCAACTACGGCGAAGGCTGCGCACTCTTTGAAGCCGTTCACGGCTCCGCGCCGAAGTACACCGGCCTCAACAAGGTCAACCCCACCGCGCTGTTGCTTTCGGCAACTTTGATGCTTGAGCACTTGAAGGAAAACGACGCGAAGGCCCAAATCGAGGGCGCGCTCCTGGCGACGCTCGCCAAGGGAATTAAGACCTACGACGTCGGTGGCTCGGCCACGCTCAGCGACTTCGCCGACGCGATCTGCTCGGAACTTCGCTAA